The following proteins are co-located in the Prionailurus viverrinus isolate Anna chromosome A1, UM_Priviv_1.0, whole genome shotgun sequence genome:
- the GGACT gene encoding gamma-glutamylaminecyclotransferase isoform X1: MYEPQEVAFPSAVAVLPAPSLDESHAYSQLALAGVRRGSGASPAARMARVFIYGTLKRGQPNHKVLLDGANGRAAFQGRGRTVEPYPLVIAGEHNIPWLLNLPGQGRRVAGEIYVVDEQMLSFLDEFEGCPDMYQRTPVRVTVLEWEGRQGTPEEMPATDGTLQCFVYSTASYAPEWVRLPHHDSYDSRGEHGLPYNPRENR, translated from the exons ATGTATGAGCCTCAGGAGGTGGCATTCCCTTCTGCTGTGGCAGTGCTGCCCGCTCCCAGCCTGGATGAATCACACGCATATTCTCAGCTAGCTCTGGCTGGGGTTCGGAGAGGATCTGGTGCAT CTCCTGCGGCCCGCATGGCTCGTGTGTTCATATACGGGACCCTGAAGAGAGGCCAGCCGAACCACAAGGTCCTGCTGGACGGTGCCAATGGCCGAGCGGCCTTCCAAGGCCGGGGCCGCACAGTGGAGCCATACCCCTTGGTGATCGCTGGCGAACATAACATTCCGTGGCTGCTTAACCTCCCAGGGCAGGGGCGCCGCGTGGCGGGGGAGATCTATGTCGTGGACGAGCAGATGCTCAGCTTCCTGGATGAGTTTGAGGGTTGCCCCGACATGTACCAGCGCACCCCTGTGAGGGTCACGGTCCTCGagtgggagggcaggcagggcacCCCGGAGGAGATGCCGGCCACCGACGGGACCCTGCAGTGCTTTGTGTACAGCACGGCCTCCTATGCACCTGAGTGGGTCCGCCTCCCGCACCACGACAGTTACGACTCCCGGGGGGAGCATGGCCTTCCCTACAACCCGCGGGAAAACAGGTGA
- the GGACT gene encoding gamma-glutamylaminecyclotransferase isoform X2, with product MLNSAPAARMARVFIYGTLKRGQPNHKVLLDGANGRAAFQGRGRTVEPYPLVIAGEHNIPWLLNLPGQGRRVAGEIYVVDEQMLSFLDEFEGCPDMYQRTPVRVTVLEWEGRQGTPEEMPATDGTLQCFVYSTASYAPEWVRLPHHDSYDSRGEHGLPYNPRENR from the coding sequence CTCCTGCGGCCCGCATGGCTCGTGTGTTCATATACGGGACCCTGAAGAGAGGCCAGCCGAACCACAAGGTCCTGCTGGACGGTGCCAATGGCCGAGCGGCCTTCCAAGGCCGGGGCCGCACAGTGGAGCCATACCCCTTGGTGATCGCTGGCGAACATAACATTCCGTGGCTGCTTAACCTCCCAGGGCAGGGGCGCCGCGTGGCGGGGGAGATCTATGTCGTGGACGAGCAGATGCTCAGCTTCCTGGATGAGTTTGAGGGTTGCCCCGACATGTACCAGCGCACCCCTGTGAGGGTCACGGTCCTCGagtgggagggcaggcagggcacCCCGGAGGAGATGCCGGCCACCGACGGGACCCTGCAGTGCTTTGTGTACAGCACGGCCTCCTATGCACCTGAGTGGGTCCGCCTCCCGCACCACGACAGTTACGACTCCCGGGGGGAGCATGGCCTTCCCTACAACCCGCGGGAAAACAGGTGA
- the GGACT gene encoding gamma-glutamylaminecyclotransferase isoform X3: protein MARVFIYGTLKRGQPNHKVLLDGANGRAAFQGRGRTVEPYPLVIAGEHNIPWLLNLPGQGRRVAGEIYVVDEQMLSFLDEFEGCPDMYQRTPVRVTVLEWEGRQGTPEEMPATDGTLQCFVYSTASYAPEWVRLPHHDSYDSRGEHGLPYNPRENR, encoded by the coding sequence ATGGCTCGTGTGTTCATATACGGGACCCTGAAGAGAGGCCAGCCGAACCACAAGGTCCTGCTGGACGGTGCCAATGGCCGAGCGGCCTTCCAAGGCCGGGGCCGCACAGTGGAGCCATACCCCTTGGTGATCGCTGGCGAACATAACATTCCGTGGCTGCTTAACCTCCCAGGGCAGGGGCGCCGCGTGGCGGGGGAGATCTATGTCGTGGACGAGCAGATGCTCAGCTTCCTGGATGAGTTTGAGGGTTGCCCCGACATGTACCAGCGCACCCCTGTGAGGGTCACGGTCCTCGagtgggagggcaggcagggcacCCCGGAGGAGATGCCGGCCACCGACGGGACCCTGCAGTGCTTTGTGTACAGCACGGCCTCCTATGCACCTGAGTGGGTCCGCCTCCCGCACCACGACAGTTACGACTCCCGGGGGGAGCATGGCCTTCCCTACAACCCGCGGGAAAACAGGTGA
- the LOC125168264 gene encoding wiskott-Aldrich syndrome protein homolog — protein MGCGGSHAREDSTEVNQAGAGAQVRREEEGVDAGAEGGRGRGMAQLGPESVSMNCGDSGSAPDRSLRRPDTWEQPRLPHVCILPSSRLCPPLHPVQPRDQPFPALLQPPPRGSSSKTEASPPPLTPGVTCPPPGPFTAASSGRPGAAPTQPCLAPTSLQGACSLKGRLSCSPLKCSELAASVETTSAGKDR, from the coding sequence ATGGGGTGTGGAGGGAGTCATGCCAGGGAGGACAGCACGGAGGTGAATCAGGCGGGAGCTGGAGCACAGGTgcggagggaagaggaaggagtagACGCTGGAGCTGAGGGTGGCCGGGGCCGGGGGATGGCACAGCTGGGCCCAGAGAGCGTCAGCATGAACTGTGGGGACAGCGGGAGCGCACCGGACAGGTCTCTGCGGAGACCAGACACTTGGGAGCAGCCCCGACTCCCTCACGTGTGTATCCTGCCCTCCAGCAGGCTCTGTCCACCGCTCCACCCAGTGCAACCCCGGGACCAGCCATTTCCCGCCCTCCTGCAGCCTCCGCCCAGAGGGTCTTCCTCCAAAACAGAGGCCTCGcctccccccctcaccccaggggTCACCTGCCCACCTCCAGGCCCCTTCACAGCGGCTTCCTCGGGCCGGCCCGGAGCAGCACCCACCCAGCCCTGCCTCGCCCCAACTTCTCTCCAAGGGGCCTGCTCCCTGAAGGGTCGCCTGTCCTGTTCCCCGCTGAAGTGTTCGGAGCTCGCAGCAAGTGTGGAAACCACATCGGCTGGTAAGGATCGATGA